One genomic window of Sulfurovum lithotrophicum includes the following:
- a CDS encoding O-acetylhomoserine aminocarboxypropyltransferase/cysteine synthase family protein, which translates to MHEQTLAIHAGYDKDAMGTMAVPIYQTTAYEFRDTEHAANLFALKELGNIYTRLMNPTTDVFEKRFAALEGGAAAIGTASGMAAIFYAIANVAEAGDNIIVAKQVYGGTTTLTGHTIKRFGIETRYFDVTDPSQIEGLVDEKTKLIIFESITNPSIDVADIDAIVAIADKHSILTCVDNTVATPIICKPLAHGVDLSVHSTSKYTTGQGLALGGIIVERENLVEKIKGNDRYYHFNEPDASYHGLVYSDLHLPLFTLRVRLALLRDLGGAPSPFNSWLHIQGLEHLPLRMKQHSASALAIAEFLEAHPKVKKVNYPGLKSSPQHYLIEKYFKDGMASGLLSFEVESREMAQKIADSTEIFAVVVNIGDSKSIITHPASTTHQQLSAQELISAGVPGGLIRLSVGLEDTQDLIDDLENALA; encoded by the coding sequence ATGCACGAACAGACACTTGCGATCCATGCAGGATACGACAAAGATGCCATGGGGACCATGGCTGTACCAATCTACCAGACAACAGCCTATGAGTTCAGAGACACGGAACATGCGGCAAACCTTTTTGCCCTCAAGGAGCTTGGCAATATCTATACACGTTTAATGAACCCAACGACCGACGTGTTCGAGAAGCGTTTTGCCGCACTGGAAGGCGGTGCAGCGGCCATAGGAACGGCATCAGGTATGGCAGCGATCTTCTATGCGATCGCCAATGTGGCGGAAGCGGGCGACAACATCATTGTGGCAAAACAGGTCTATGGCGGAACGACGACACTGACAGGACATACCATCAAGCGATTTGGTATCGAGACACGTTATTTTGATGTGACTGACCCTTCCCAGATTGAAGGGCTGGTCGATGAGAAGACAAAACTGATCATTTTTGAGAGTATCACCAACCCAAGCATCGATGTGGCCGATATCGATGCGATCGTGGCTATTGCTGATAAACACAGTATTTTGACCTGTGTGGACAATACCGTAGCAACACCGATCATCTGCAAGCCGCTTGCGCATGGCGTTGACCTCTCGGTACACAGTACAAGCAAATATACGACGGGGCAGGGGCTTGCTCTGGGCGGTATCATTGTCGAGAGGGAAAATCTGGTAGAGAAGATTAAGGGAAATGACCGCTATTATCATTTCAATGAACCGGATGCCAGTTATCATGGACTTGTTTACAGTGATCTTCACCTTCCATTATTTACGTTGAGGGTTAGACTGGCATTGCTTCGTGACCTTGGCGGTGCACCCAGCCCTTTCAACTCCTGGCTGCATATTCAGGGACTGGAGCATCTGCCGCTTCGTATGAAACAGCATTCGGCTTCGGCACTGGCGATCGCGGAATTCCTCGAAGCGCATCCCAAAGTCAAAAAAGTGAACTATCCGGGACTGAAAAGTTCACCGCAGCATTACCTGATAGAAAAATACTTTAAGGACGGTATGGCAAGTGGTCTGCTCTCTTTTGAAGTGGAAAGCAGGGAGATGGCGCAGAAGATCGCTGATAGTACAGAGATCTTTGCTGTGGTGGTGAACATCGGTGACAGTAAGTCCATCATCACTCACCCTGCAAGTACGACGCACCAGCAACTTTCGGCACAGGAGCTTATATCTGCAGGTGTGCCGGGCGGGCTCATTAGGCTCAGTGTCGGTCTGGAAGATACGCAGGATCTTATTGACGATCTTGAGAATGCTTTGGCTTAG
- the metX gene encoding homoserine O-acetyltransferase MetX, with amino-acid sequence MKIETKTAHFSSPLYLESGRILEPYEVAYETYGELNEDKSNVVLVCHALSGSHHAAGTYEGDRKPGWWDGLIGDGKAIDTTEHFVICTNVVGSCFGSTGPMSESYPLLEPYRLKFPVVTIKDMIRAQMQLLSSLGIYHLKAIVGGSMGGMQALQFAVDYPNLADHVISLAATYATRPWTIAFNKVAVEAIRRDPRFEHGNYDKDAFKEEGMDGLAIGRIAGHISYLSPISMDEKFGRNYVSNDGLFELFGRYEVERYMEYNTNNFSRIFDPLSYLYIVKAINTFNLSRGYDSLHEAIMRIKSNVHLISFSSDYLFFPSEMAHIARMMERNGQKHTYLEVKSDYGHDAFLVELDKFEQHIAEVLNRC; translated from the coding sequence ATGAAAATCGAAACGAAAACAGCACATTTCTCTTCACCCCTGTACCTTGAAAGCGGGCGTATATTGGAACCGTACGAAGTAGCGTATGAGACCTACGGTGAACTGAATGAAGACAAGTCCAATGTTGTACTTGTCTGCCATGCGTTGAGTGGTTCACATCATGCTGCCGGAACGTACGAGGGTGACAGGAAACCGGGCTGGTGGGACGGTCTTATAGGTGATGGAAAAGCAATTGATACGACAGAACATTTTGTCATCTGTACCAATGTGGTGGGTTCGTGTTTTGGCAGTACGGGGCCGATGAGTGAAAGTTACCCTTTACTGGAACCCTATCGGCTGAAATTCCCCGTAGTGACCATCAAAGATATGATCAGAGCACAGATGCAGTTGCTCTCCTCCCTTGGTATCTATCATCTCAAAGCGATCGTAGGTGGTTCAATGGGCGGTATGCAGGCACTTCAGTTTGCAGTGGATTATCCCAATCTTGCAGACCATGTCATTTCACTGGCAGCTACCTATGCAACACGTCCCTGGACTATTGCATTCAACAAGGTAGCGGTTGAGGCGATCCGGAGAGATCCCCGTTTTGAACATGGAAACTATGATAAGGATGCCTTTAAAGAGGAGGGGATGGATGGATTGGCGATCGGGCGTATTGCCGGGCATATCTCCTATCTCTCTCCGATATCTATGGATGAAAAATTTGGAAGGAATTATGTCAGCAATGACGGCCTTTTCGAACTTTTTGGACGCTATGAAGTGGAACGCTATATGGAATACAATACCAACAATTTTTCGCGTATCTTTGACCCTCTTTCCTACCTTTATATCGTCAAGGCAATTAATACTTTCAATCTGAGCAGAGGGTATGATTCGCTGCATGAGGCTATCATGAGGATCAAGTCGAACGTGCATCTGATCTCCTTCTCTTCGGACTATCTCTTCTTCCCATCGGAGATGGCACATATCGCCAGAATGATGGAGCGAAACGGACAGAAACATACCTATCTGGAAGTAAAAAGTG